The Erythrobacter sp. JK5 genome includes a region encoding these proteins:
- a CDS encoding acyl-CoA thioesterase II, producing the protein MTDTRTREQLVAGLVKLLTVDKACADVFIGRPQKGGMGRVFGGQVLAQALQAAQLSVPEGKQAHSLHAYFLRGGREGPPIEYRIQRDFDGRSFANRRVVAVQENEDGSCTPILNLTASFQVPEDGLEHVDAPMPDVAGPEELKSDMEMRHEMVETMGDRLSEAQRTLMLRPRPIEMRTLDKLHWMNSEPRAPRAHTWFRTAAPLPDDPALHRAVITYASDYTLLGTSALPHGLSWMRGELVGASLDHAIWFHREARADEWLLYCTDAPWSGGGRGFNRGRIFNRAGDLVASVAQEGMMRRRKGVQ; encoded by the coding sequence ATGACCGACACACGCACCCGTGAACAGCTCGTCGCCGGGCTGGTGAAGCTCCTCACCGTCGACAAGGCCTGCGCCGATGTGTTTATCGGCCGCCCGCAGAAAGGCGGGATGGGGCGCGTGTTCGGCGGGCAGGTGCTGGCGCAGGCGCTGCAGGCCGCGCAGTTGAGCGTGCCCGAAGGCAAGCAGGCGCATTCGCTGCATGCCTATTTCCTGCGCGGCGGCAGGGAGGGTCCGCCAATCGAATACCGCATCCAGCGCGATTTCGACGGGCGCAGCTTCGCCAACCGCCGGGTGGTCGCCGTGCAGGAGAACGAGGACGGTTCCTGCACCCCGATCCTGAACCTCACCGCCAGTTTCCAGGTGCCCGAAGACGGCCTCGAACATGTCGATGCGCCGATGCCCGATGTCGCCGGGCCGGAAGAACTCAAATCCGACATGGAAATGCGCCACGAGATGGTGGAGACGATGGGCGATCGGCTGTCCGAGGCGCAGCGCACGCTCATGCTGCGCCCGCGCCCGATCGAGATGCGCACGCTCGACAAGCTGCACTGGATGAACAGCGAACCGCGCGCGCCGCGGGCGCACACATGGTTCCGCACCGCCGCACCCCTCCCCGACGATCCGGCGCTGCACCGCGCGGTCATCACCTACGCCAGCGACTACACCCTGCTCGGCACCAGCGCCTTGCCGCACGGCCTGTCGTGGATGCGCGGCGAACTGGTCGGCGCGAGCCTCGACCACGCGATCTGGTTCCACCGGGAGGCACGCGCGGACGAATGGCTGCTGTACTGCACCGACGCCCCATGGTCGGGCGGCGGACGCGGCTTCAACCGCGGAAGGATATTCAACCGCGCGGGAGACCTGGTCGCGAGCGTCGCGCAAGAAGGCATGATGCGGCGGCGAAAGGGAGTGCAGTAG